DNA sequence from the Paenibacillus azoreducens genome:
TGTTGGTGTGATCACCAAAACCGGAACGGCATACCGCGGCAAGTCGATCGTGCTAACAACAGGCACTTATCTGCGCGGCAAGGTCATTATGGGTGAGATGACGTACGAAAGTGGTCCGAATAACCAACAGCCTTCAATCAAACTGGCTGAAAATCTGCGTCAGCTTGGTTTTGATCTCGTCCGCTTTAAAACAGGAACGCCTCCGCGCGTTCATAAATCGACCATCGATTTCTCGAAAACGGAAATTCAGCCAGGGGATGAAAAACCGAAGTTTTTCTCGTATGAGACAGAAAGTTCCGATAACGAGCAGCTTCCTTGCTGGCTGACCTATACGTCGCTTGAAACGCATCAAATCATTAATGCGAACCTGCACCGTGCGCCAATGTTCTCAGGCATTATCGAAGGAACAGGGCCGCGTTATTGCCCGTCTATTGAGGATAAAATCGTTCGTTTTAGCGATAAGCCGAAACATCAAATTTTCCTCGAACCGGAAGGCAAAAACACTTCTGAATATTATGTCCAAGGCCTCTCCACCAGTATGCCTGAGGATGTTCAGCTGGCGATGCTCCGCTCCATTCCAGGTCTGGAAAAAGTGGAAATGATGCGTAACGGATATGCGATCGAATATGATGCGATTGTGCCCACCCAGCTATGGCCTTCACTTGAAACAAAAATGATTCAAGGCTTGTTTACGGCCGGACAAATCAACGGCACCTCGGGTTATGAGGAAGCCGCCGGTCAAGGCATTATGGCGGGAATTAACGCCGCGCGGCGCGTACAAGGCAAAGAGCCTGTTATTTTGGATCGTTCCCAAGGGTATATCGGTGTATTGATTGATGATTTGGTCACAAAAGGCACCAATGAACCCTATCGTTTGCTCACATCGCGTGCCGAATACCGGCTGCTTCTGCGCCATGACAACGCCGATCTCCGTTTGACTCCGGTCGGGCATGAAATCGGTTTGATTACCGATGAACGTTTCGCCAAATTCCTGGATAAGAAGGAAAAGGTAGAACGGGAAATTGAACGACTGCAGGCAGCGAAAGTTGGACCATCGCATGTCAATGAACTGCTGGAACGTTTGGGTTCCGCTCCGATCCAGGATGGAAGCAATTTGCTTACTATTTTGCGCCGGCCTGAAGTAAGCCATGATCATGTGGAAGAGATTTCTCCATCTCCATTTGAATTAACCGAAGAGATGAAAGAGCAGGTTGAGATTCAAATCAAATATGCCGGATATATCGAAAAGCAGCTTGCACATGTGGAACGTCTGAAAAAGATGGATAAGAAAAAGATTCCGGAAACAATTGATTACAATGAAATTGAAGGCATTGCCATTGAAGCGCGGCAGAAGCTCTCCAGTATCCGTCCGATTTCCATCGGTCAGGCTTCCCGTATTTCGGGCGTTACGCCTGCGGATATTTCTATTCTGCTCGTTTACCTGGAACACTATAACCGGGTAACGGCTGCAAGAGGTTAAGCGATGGATCAAATACAAGAATCATTTACAAAGCGGCTGCATGAGAAAGGCATTACCATCGATTCATCCCAACTCGATCAGTTCGAAACCTATTACAAAGAACTGGTGTCATGGAATGAAAAAATGAACCTAACAGGAATTACGGAGCGGGAACAGGTGTATACGAAGCATTTCTACGATTCGGTATCCCTTGCATTTTATGTGAATATGAACAATGTCAAGACGATAGCCGATATCGGTTCCGGGGCCGGTTTCCCCGGAATTCCGCTTAAAATTTGTTTCCCTCATTTAAAGCTAACCATTATTGATTCGCTTAATAAGCGAATTAACTTTTTGCAGCATATTGTGCAGGAAACCGGCCTTGAACATGTTCAGTTACTGCATGGGCGGGCCGAGGATTGGGCTCGGAAACCAGAGCACCGGGATCATTATGATCTCGTTACAGCCAGAGCTGTTGCGAAGCTTGCGGTTCTGAATGAATTTTGTTTACCCTATGTTAGGGTAGGGGGCATATTCGCGGCGATGAAAGGAAGCAGTCCGGATGAAGAAATCAAGGAAGCTTCGCACAGTTTGAAGGAGCTCAAAGGAAAACTTCAACGGGTGGAACGTTTCACTCTCCCAGTGGAGGATTCGGAGCGGCATATCGTCGTGATCGATAAAACGGCCGCTACCCCCAAAAAATATCCGCGCAAAGCGGGTACAGCTCTGAAAACACCGTTGTAATAAAACTCATGACCTCGGACAGCATAGAGGAAATGATAGATTGAAAGATAGAATGAAGGGGATGTTTCACGTGAAACATTCCCTTTTTTTATCCTAAGCCTTATAGTGATACCACTATCAAATGAAATAATAGTTTATTGCCCAGGGCGGAAATTTATACTTAGGGGCATATCCATACATCGCGAAAAGAATCTACAGATAAATAGTATGTATAACTCTTGAATGTTACATAAGTACGAATGTTTCACCCACCTTTTAAAGCTTCCTTTATATAACATTGGAGAATGTATCCTGCAACCTACACAATTCCATTTTTAATGCCACCACTGGAAATGAGATAATTCAATAGCATAAAAACATGCTTCAAACGTTGTAACTTCTAATAGATTGAGAGCTTTCATATTTAAAAAAAATAGTGTTTGGCAGGAAAAAAAGGGGACTTTGGAGAATAGGATTATATGAAAAAAAGTGGTAGAATAGAGAGAGTATTATGACTTGATTCAATACGAATAAAATTGCCTCTGAAGGACGATTTTTTATGCCGTTTTATAAATTGAACTGAAGTGTAATTTTCCATCTCTTTCAAAAATTCTATTTAAAAGAAGACTGGTTTTTCTTTAATTCAATTTATATTCGCATGCTGATTTTTGTGCAAGCAATGGTCAAAGTGCAGGTGACTAAAAATCAGTTTTATAACATATTAACCTGTACAGCGATAATGGATGGTTTCACTTTAGAATCCGTCGATGTTAAGGGCGGTCTGCAAGACGGATTGAATCATGGTTTAGATGAACAAGCAGTCAAATGCAATATCAATGCTGGCCAAGCGCTTTGCCAAAGTGCTATTACGAAATTAGGTGGTAGTGTACGGAATGAAAGAACAATTTTCTAAATTGTTTGGTTTGACGGAGCGCAACAATAATGATGAGGTAAAACAAGTTCCGGTGGGAGAGATTGTCAGCAGCCCTTATCAACCCCGTACGATTTTTGATGACGAGAAGATTGATGAGTTATGCCAAACGATCAAAACCCATGGCGTTATCCAACCTATTGTTGTTCGAGTCCGCAATTCCAAATATGAAATCATTGCCGGAGAACGTCGCTGGCGTGCTGTAACTAAACTCGGCATGGATACGATCCCCGCGATTGTTCGCGAATTTAATGACTCTCAGGCGGCTTCGATTGCGTTAATCGAGAATCTGCAGCGGGAAGGTCTGACGTCGATCGAAGAAGCTGTCGCTTACCAAAAGCTGATTGATCTCCATCAATTGACACAAGAAAGTTTGGCGCAGCGCCTTGGCAAGAGTCAGTCGACCATAGCGAATAAAATACGTTTGCTTCATTTGCCTGAAGAAGTGAAAGCAGCGCTTATGGAGCGTAAAATTACGGAGCGTCATGCCCGCGCGCTTTTGTCTTTGGAGACAGAGGAGCTTCAACTGAAGTTGTTATCGGAGATTATTTCCAAGGAATTGAATGTGAAACAAACCGAAGCGAGAGTCGCTTTTTATAAAGAAAAATCGAAAATTAAAAAGTCCAAACGAATTTCTTTTACCAAAGATGTACGTTTGGCCTTAAATACCATTCGTCAATCGATTGATATGGTGTCTGATTCCGGATTGGCGATCAAAACGAAGGAAAATGATCATGAAGATCATTATGAAATTGTGATCCAAATTCCGAAACGTTAATAGATTGGTTTGGCTGCAGGCGGCTTGTCGGGCCGCTTTTTTAGCCGAAGGATAGCAAACGGCCTCTATAAACCCTGAGCTAAGCTGGGAAAGAGGCGGTTTGCATTTTGCTGTATAAGCCGTATTGATAGGAAAATGGTGGAAAAACCGATGCTTGTGGTTCCGGGCTCAGGATTTCTCTTTTAATAGGGATAATGCACTTGTGCAGGGCGAAGCCGCTTTCAGTTTGTACCTGGAAGGAATGAAACCGGACGGTCAGTAATGACTCATCTTGGATTCTTCTTTCAGAATGTATGCAGCCGAATGTTTTGCTGTGTAATACAATCCAGTGACCTACAAGAAGAGTTTTCATACACAATGAGGTGAATTTGAGTGTCCAAAATCATTGCCATAGCAAATCAAAAGGGCGGGGTCGGGAAAACCACAACCTCCGTCAATCTCGGTGCAGGCCTGGCTTCGCTCGGTAAAAGAGTGCTGCTTGTAGACATTGATCCGCAAGGCAATACCACGAGTGGCGTTGGCATCAACAAAGCCGATGTAGCCAATTGCATCTATGACGTCATTATCAATGAAGTTCATCCCAAGGAAGCGATTCTTGAGACACAGGTCGAAGGATTGCATATTATTCCGGCTACCATTCAATTGGCAGGTGCGGAAATCGAACTGGTGTCGACCATTTCCCGGGAGCTTCGTTTGAAAAAATCGCTGCAGCTCGTAAAAGGGAATTACGATTATATTTTGATTGATTGTCCGCCTTCTTTAGGGATTTTGACGATCAACTCTTTGACTGCCGCCGATTCGGTAATTATTCCGATCCAATGTGAATATTATGCGCTTGAAGGATTAAGCCAACTGCTCAACTCTGTTCGTTTGGTCCAAAAGCATTTGAATACCTCGCTGAAGATTGAGGGTGTGTTGCTTACTATGTTGGATGCCCGCACAAATCTCGGGATTCAGGTCATTGAGGAAGTCAAAAAATATTTTCAAGAAAAAGTATACCGTACGATTATCCCGCGGAATGTCCGTTTAAGCGAAGCGCCTTCCCATGGTCAAACAATCATGACTTATGATCCGCGTTCCAAAGGTGCAGAAGTTTATTTAGAGTTGGCAAAGGAAGTGATGTCTTATGAGTAAACGGTTGGGCAAAGGACTTGA
Encoded proteins:
- the mnmG gene encoding tRNA uridine-5-carboxymethylaminomethyl(34) synthesis enzyme MnmG, whose product is MSYDGGSYDVIIIGAGHAGCEAALAAARMGCSTLMITINLDMVAFMPCNPSIGGPAKGHVVREIDALGGEMGRNIDKTFIQMRMLNTGKGPAVHALRAQADKFLYQHTMKETMEKEPNLTMRQGMVEELIVEDGACVGVITKTGTAYRGKSIVLTTGTYLRGKVIMGEMTYESGPNNQQPSIKLAENLRQLGFDLVRFKTGTPPRVHKSTIDFSKTEIQPGDEKPKFFSYETESSDNEQLPCWLTYTSLETHQIINANLHRAPMFSGIIEGTGPRYCPSIEDKIVRFSDKPKHQIFLEPEGKNTSEYYVQGLSTSMPEDVQLAMLRSIPGLEKVEMMRNGYAIEYDAIVPTQLWPSLETKMIQGLFTAGQINGTSGYEEAAGQGIMAGINAARRVQGKEPVILDRSQGYIGVLIDDLVTKGTNEPYRLLTSRAEYRLLLRHDNADLRLTPVGHEIGLITDERFAKFLDKKEKVEREIERLQAAKVGPSHVNELLERLGSAPIQDGSNLLTILRRPEVSHDHVEEISPSPFELTEEMKEQVEIQIKYAGYIEKQLAHVERLKKMDKKKIPETIDYNEIEGIAIEARQKLSSIRPISIGQASRISGVTPADISILLVYLEHYNRVTAARG
- the rsmG gene encoding 16S rRNA (guanine(527)-N(7))-methyltransferase RsmG — encoded protein: MDQIQESFTKRLHEKGITIDSSQLDQFETYYKELVSWNEKMNLTGITEREQVYTKHFYDSVSLAFYVNMNNVKTIADIGSGAGFPGIPLKICFPHLKLTIIDSLNKRINFLQHIVQETGLEHVQLLHGRAEDWARKPEHRDHYDLVTARAVAKLAVLNEFCLPYVRVGGIFAAMKGSSPDEEIKEASHSLKELKGKLQRVERFTLPVEDSERHIVVIDKTAATPKKYPRKAGTALKTPL
- the noc gene encoding nucleoid occlusion protein — encoded protein: MKEQFSKLFGLTERNNNDEVKQVPVGEIVSSPYQPRTIFDDEKIDELCQTIKTHGVIQPIVVRVRNSKYEIIAGERRWRAVTKLGMDTIPAIVREFNDSQAASIALIENLQREGLTSIEEAVAYQKLIDLHQLTQESLAQRLGKSQSTIANKIRLLHLPEEVKAALMERKITERHARALLSLETEELQLKLLSEIISKELNVKQTEARVAFYKEKSKIKKSKRISFTKDVRLALNTIRQSIDMVSDSGLAIKTKENDHEDHYEIVIQIPKR
- a CDS encoding ParA family protein, which translates into the protein MSKIIAIANQKGGVGKTTTSVNLGAGLASLGKRVLLVDIDPQGNTTSGVGINKADVANCIYDVIINEVHPKEAILETQVEGLHIIPATIQLAGAEIELVSTISRELRLKKSLQLVKGNYDYILIDCPPSLGILTINSLTAADSVIIPIQCEYYALEGLSQLLNSVRLVQKHLNTSLKIEGVLLTMLDARTNLGIQVIEEVKKYFQEKVYRTIIPRNVRLSEAPSHGQTIMTYDPRSKGAEVYLELAKEVMSYE